GCCTTCGAGGCGGGCCTGCGGCCCGGTGACACCATCACCAGCTTCAACGGCACCGCGATCACCAGCTACGACCAGCTCCAGGAGCTGATCCGGGCCAACAAGGACGGCCGGGCCGAGATCGGCTACGAGCGCGACGGCACGGCGTACACCACGACGACGAGCACCCTCCTGCAGGACCGCCCGGTCGACACCGACCACCCCGACCAGCTGGAGTCCGTGGGCTTCCTGGGCGTGGCCCCGACGACCCACCGGGTCACCGGCGGGCCGCTCTACACCCTGGTGCAGATGGGCTACACCGCGGAGCAGACCGTCGAGGCGATGGTCCGCCTGCCCGAGCGGGTCTGGGGCGTGGCCAAGGCCATCGTCGGCGTGCAGGACCGCGACCCCGAGAGCCCGGTCAGCATCGTGGGCGGCAGCCGGATCGCCGGTGAGACCGCCTCGGCCACCTGGCTGCCCAACGACGCCAAGATCACCTTCCTGCTGCTGCTCGTCGCGGGCTTCAACTTCTTCATCGGGGCCTTCAACTTCATCCCCCTGCTCCCGCTGGACGGTGGCCACATCGCCAGCGCGCTGTGGGAGGCCGTGCGCCGCGGGCTGGCCAAGCTGCGCGGGCTGCCGGACCCCGGGTTCGTGGACGCCGCGAAGCTGTTGCCGATCGCCTACGTGATGGCCTCGGCGATGCTCGTGATGAGCCTGGTGCTCATCGTCGGCGACCTCGTCGTGCCCATCCACATCACCGGCTGAACCTCCGGCTGATCTCACACCGCTCTGATTCGGGACGCGCCCTCCCGCGCCGTACGCTGGAGGGCGTGACCGAGATCAACCTGGGGATGCCCGCGGCCCCGCCGCCGGTGCTCGCACCGCGCCGCAAGACCCGCCAGATCCAGGTGGGCAAGGTGGGGGTCGGCAGCGACCACCCGATCTCGGTGCAGTCGATGACGACCACCCTGACCTCGGACGTCAACGCCACCCTCCAGCAGATCGCCGAGCTCACCGCGACGGGCTGCGACATCGTCCGCGTCGCCTGCCCCTCGCAGGACGACGCCGACGCGCTCCCCGAGATCGCCCGGCACTCGCAGATCCC
This genomic window from Nocardioides anomalus contains:
- a CDS encoding M50 family metallopeptidase, with the translated sequence MTSLLYIAGILIFVVSILVSIGLHELGHMIPAKAFGGKVTQYFIGFGPTVWSRRRGETEYGVKAIPLGGYVKIVGMLPPGAEQLGTVEYDDQGNQVTRIRKSNTGIFTQLISDARAAEWELITPADDERLFYKMAWWKKVVVMAGGPSVNIAIAFFLFWTVFATYGNPTDDAVDSGAPVISSVNKCVIPASEQRTACEAGDQLSPAFEAGLRPGDTITSFNGTAITSYDQLQELIRANKDGRAEIGYERDGTAYTTTTSTLLQDRPVDTDHPDQLESVGFLGVAPTTHRVTGGPLYTLVQMGYTAEQTVEAMVRLPERVWGVAKAIVGVQDRDPESPVSIVGGSRIAGETASATWLPNDAKITFLLLLVAGFNFFIGAFNFIPLLPLDGGHIASALWEAVRRGLAKLRGLPDPGFVDAAKLLPIAYVMASAMLVMSLVLIVGDLVVPIHITG